Proteins encoded together in one Tripterygium wilfordii isolate XIE 37 chromosome 14, ASM1340144v1, whole genome shotgun sequence window:
- the LOC120014324 gene encoding B3 domain-containing transcription factor VRN1-like has translation MVSTSRRRFHDLSYLTSEKSHFFVVFNDTAQQEMLELPKSFIKKCQGSLPNLLFLRVPRGAVWQVEICQRNDGICLLNGWKDFADFYSLCCGHVLVFEHEGCSKFQVLIFDNCGIEIKYPELLELDGECKEPETEGTVDEDFVELSDDFDTRQRSREREPSKSRCSREKIRIGSTSPTKSTSMPAPNSRPKGTQYSGSKPSHCHGKQFGGSGGTCTGWRRAKAGVVGGTRRSTSKEKPEAFLGSIKSFNPHFMVVMHPSSVCGNYELIIPQDFAGQQLQRQREHTDVILYVSDGTTWCDGRSWSAEICCSPYLSRPKAPSLKGWRKFADDNDLKVGDLCVFEFIRGHKTWMKVSISKGVESTCSPVTECSDTGGTCGWRRSKSGPEITQRLASKKKAEAFRRASSLLSGNPRFMVVMQPSYVRSEYELVIPQDFAAKHLGREHTDATLYVSDGRTWSVEILCYPHPLNPKASIGTGWKKFVDDNDLKVSDLCEFEFIRSHRIWLKVFIARHARSKP, from the exons ATGGTTTCTACCAGTCGAAGAAGATTCCATGATCTTTCCTACTTAACATCAGAGAAATCCCATTTTTTCGTCGTTTTTAATGACACTGCTCAACAAGAAATGCTT GAGTTACCAAAATCGTTTATCAAGAAGTGTCAAGGTAGCCTGCCAAACTTACTGTTCTTAAGGGTCCCAAGAGGTGCGGTTTGGCAGGTAGAAATATGTCAACGCAATGATGGTATCTGCTTACTCAATGGTTGGAAGGATTTTGCAGATTTTTATTCTCTATGTTGTGGGCACGTACTTGTCTTTGAACATGAAGGATGCAGCAAGTTTCAAGTACTTATATTTGATAACTGTGGAATAGAGATAAAGTATCCAGAATTGCTCGAACTTGATGGAGAATGCAAAGAACCTGAAACTGAAGGAACAGTGGATGAAGACTTTGTTGAACTATCAGATGACTTTGATACAAGACAGAGGTCAAGAGAAAGGGAACCGTCAAAATCTCGTTGTTCTCGCGAGAAAATAAGAATTGGTTCAACCAGTCCAACAAAGAGCACTTCTATGCCAGCTCCTAATTCTAGACCAAAGGGTACTCAATATAGTGGGTCGAAGCCTTCACATTGTCATGGAAAACAATTTGGAG GTAGCGGAGGTACATGTACTGGTTGGAGAAGGGCAAAAGCTGGAGTTGTTGGGGGAACACGGAGGTCGACATCCAAAGAAAAACCTGAAGCTTTCCTGGGATCTATTAAATCTTTCAATCCTCATTTCATGGTGGTGATGCATCCAAGCTCTGTTTGTGGCAATTATGAATTG ATTATACCCCAAGATTTTGCTGGACAACAACTccagagacagagagagcaTACTGATGTGATTCTCTATGTTTCTGATGGAACAACTTGGTGTGATGGAAGAAGTTGGTCTGCTGAAATCTGTTGTTCTCCATACCTATCAAGGCCAAAGGCACCCAGCCTTAAAGGCTGGAGAAAATTTGCGGATGACAACGATTTAAAAGTTGGTGATCTTTGTGTGTTTGAGTTTATCAGGGGACATAAAACTTGGATGAAGGTTTCTATTTCCAAAGGTGTTGAATCCACATGTTCACCAGTCACTGAATGCTCAG atacTGGAGGCACATGTGGTTGGAGAAGGTCAAAATCTGGGCCTGAGATAACACAGAGATTGGCATCCAAAAAAAAGGCTGAAGCTTTCCGGAGAGCTAGTTCTCTTCTGTCTGGCAATCCTCGTTTCATGGTTGTGATGCAACCATCCTATGTTCGTTCCGAATATGAATTG GTCATACCTCAAGATTTTGCCGCTAAACATCTTGGGAGAGAGCATACTGATGCCACACTCTATGTTTCTGATGgaagaacttggtctgttgaaATTCTTTGCTATCCACACCCATTAAACCCAAAGGCAAGCATCGGTACGGGCTGGAAGAAGTTCGTTGATGATAATGATTTAAAAGTCAGTGATCTTTGTGAGTTTGAGTTTATCAGGAGCCATAGAATTTGGTTAAAGGTTTTTATTGCCAGACATGCCAGATCCAAACCTTAA
- the LOC120014755 gene encoding B3 domain-containing protein Os03g0619800-like: MSSTSRRVDDLSFTLKRPHFFKIILDSSIREGKLEVPKKFVKKYGSSLPNKVLLGVPNGKEWKVEISKNDDTVWLHNGWREFAEYYSLDYGHLVVFEDKGCSEFRVIIFDKSGSEIKYPYNGTLDDEEPKHDGEHKRHEKNPTMDDDPVKILDDCTTKRRARERAAHESPRPIKKMRNDSKLRTSDCLEKGFGGGGGLSAGQKPKSGFVERSQPLAFKETSEVLKRASSFRFENPSFIITMQPSYVCTRYTLSIPRDFARKHIGKKNINVTLCVSDGRKWSAKYFYYPYLPTPTTVIRNGWKYFANDNSLKVGDVCAFEMIRTRRIKFKVFIFRVDENPNLQTSLGHGGGPKTVEPKRSLETNFAPDRTCNNGSGTSRLCDQLTGKETQALLTRKNGSSPSLSQCQIKEESSPSPSFQPHETKETNQSGRMLTLTGEEEDKALQEAVGFKSECPFFIITMQPSYLSPSCEMGIPERFFKRFFIGKQGHIVLQVQEGRTWTVKYIWTKYARFYGGWKAFAEDNNLRIGDVCVFELINRNEFLFKVFIYRDAKDGKDCLSAGKFTESALKEGTEEEFTQTPSRVRISNANKSVDNFNSEYPFFRVVICPSDLSDGCLSVPRTFVVKHIQQESKEMRLMVEGKSWPVNAVADAANSGKIVSGWTEFARENALQVGDVCFFELVRMEIVELKVSIFRHAS, encoded by the exons ATGAGTTCTACCAGCCGAAGAGTTGATGATCTCTCCTTCACGTTAAAGAGACCCCATTTCTTCAAGATAATTCTTGATTCCTCCATTAGAGAAGGAAAGCTT GAAGTACCAAAAAAGTTCGTGAAAAAATATGGAAGTAGCCTTCCAAACAAAGTGTTGCTTGGGGTTCCAAATGGTAAAGAATGGAAGGTAGAAATATCAAAGAATGATGACACGGTTTGGTTACACAATGGTTGGAGAGAATTTGCAGAGTATTATTCTCTAGATTACGGCCACTTAGTAGTTTTTGAAGATAAAGGATGTAGTGAATTCCGTGTAATTATATTTGATAAGAGTGGATCAGAGATCAAGTATCCTTATAATGGTACTCTCGATGATGAGGAGCCTAAACATGATGGAGAACACAAAAGGCATGAAAAAAACCCAACTATGGATGATGACCCTGTTAAAATATTGGATGATTGCACTACAAAGAGGAGAGCAAGAGAGAGAGCAGCCCATGAATCTCCTCGGCCTATTAAGAAGATGAGAAATGATTCTAAGCTTCGGACTTCAGATTGTTTAGAAAAAGGATTTGGAG gtGGTGGAGGCCTTTCCGCTGGTCAGAAGCCGAAATCTGGGTTTGTTGAGAGATCACAGCCATTGGCATTTAAAGAAACTTCTGAAGTTCTCAAGAGAGCTAGTTCATTTCGATTTGAAAATCCTTCTTTCATTATCACCATGCAACCAAGCTATGTTTGTACCAGATATACATTG TCTATCCCACGGGACTTTGCAAGAAAGCATATCGGGAAGAAGAATATTAATGTCACCCTCTGTGTTTCGGATGGGAGAAAGTGGTCTGCTAAATACTTTTACTATCCATACCTACCAACACCAACGACAGTAATCCGCAATGGCTGGAAGTATTTTGCGAATGACAATAGTTTGAAAGTAGGTGATGTGTGTGCCTTTGAGATGATTAGGACCCGTAGAATCAAATTCAAAGTGTTTATTTTCAGAGTTGACGAAAATCCAAATCTTCAGACGTCATTAG GCCATGGTGGTGGTCCCAAAACAGTTGAGCCCAAAAGAAGCTTGGAGACAAACTTTGCACCAGACCGTACTTGCAATAATGGAAGCGGCACTTCTAGATTGTGTGACCAGTTGACAGGAAAAGAAACTCAAGCGCTCCTGACTAGGAAAAATGGGAGTAGTCCAAGCCTTTCACAATGCCAAATAAAAGAAGAGTCGTCACCATCACCATCTTTTCAACCTCATGAGACAAAAGAAACCAATCAAAGCG GAAGGATGCTAACTTTGACCGGCGAGGAAGAAGATAAAGCACTCCAGGAAGCTGTTGGTTTCAAATCTGAGTGTCCCTTTTTCATAATCACCATGCAACCATCATACCTTTCTCCTAGTTGTGAAATG GGTATACCAGAAAGATTTTTCAAGAGATTTTTCATTGGAAAGCAAGGCCATATTGTTCTTCAAGTTCAGGAAGGCAGAACTTGGACTGTTAAGTACATCTGGACCAAATATGCCAGGTTTTATGGCGGCTGGAAGGCATTTGCAGAGGACAACAATTTACGAATTGGTGACGTGTGTGTCTTTGAGCTCATCAACAGAAATGAGTTTCTCTTCAAAGTTTTCATTTACCGAGATGCAAAAGATGGCAAGGACTGCCTATCTGCAG GAAAGTTCACAGAGTCGGCACTCAAAGAGGGTACGGAGGAAGAGTTTACTCAGACGCCTTCACGTGTTAGGATCTCCAATGCTAATAAATCAGTAGACAATTTCAATTCAGAGTATCCGTTCTTCAGGGTCGTTATATGTCCAAGTGATCTCAGCGATGGATGTTTG AGTGTACCAAGAACATTTGTTGTGAAGCATATTCAGCAGGAGTCGAAGGAAATGCGACTTATGGTTGAAGGTAAATCATGGCCTGTGAATGCAGTAGCCGATGCAGCAAACTCTGGCAAGATCGTAAGTGGCTGGACAGAATTTGCTAGGGAAAATGCTCTGCAAGTAGGGGACGTGTGTTTCTTTGAGCTGGTTCGGATGGAAATTGTGGAGCTTAAGGTTTCAATTTTCAGACATGCTAGTTAA
- the LOC120015432 gene encoding B3 domain-containing transcription factor VRN1-like isoform X2, with protein sequence MSSTRQRGKALSFSLKGPHFLKIILEDTMRAGKLGIPSNFVRKYGSSLPNVVFLRVPNGPDWRVELSRHNDNVWLHNGWREFAEHYSLDYGHLLVFEHKGCSQFYVMIFDKSAIEINYPYYGTIGGEVHEEHNLGGEGKELKQKKTVSDESVEISDDLTTNKSARASVDSLQPRKKMRNDSASQTKHSLMRVPLSRENDAQCNGPKPGISPCSRKEFGGAGSTSSRRIRSNAGIVDRTSSLSSKEKAKALERASAFQSKYPYFVMVMQPAYVPVRGKCRLAIPTPFSRKHLGAKQGNVTLCVSDERTWSAKYQFYRRRSSPIRALSFISNGWKGFVHDNNLKVGDVCAFELITTRDIKFKVFIFRAVEDPNLQHSQGDENRPNSDEPRRSLERSIVSDCTCKNESGLCGGLCALRDKDERLKKVFMLGPPLLLKKKT encoded by the exons ATGAGTTCCACCAGACAAAGAGGCAAAGCTCTCTCCTTTTCATTGAAGGGTCCCCATTTCTTGAAAATAATTCTTGAAGACACCATGAGAGCAGGAAAGCTG GGGATACCGTCAAATTTCGTGAGAAAATATGGAAGTAGCCTGCCAAATGTAGTGTTCCTTAGGGTCCCAAATGGTCCGGATTGGCGGGTAGAATTGTCCAGACACAATGACAATGTTTGGTTACACAATGGGTGGAGAGAATTCGCAGAGCACTACTCTCTAGACTACGGTCACTTACTAGTATTTGAACATAAAGGATGTAGCCAGTTCTATGTAATGATATTTGATAAGAGTGCCATCGAAATCAACTACCCATATTATGGTACCATTGGCGGTGAGGTCCATGAGGAGCATAACCTTGGTGGAGAAGGGAAAGAACTGAAACAGAAAAAAACTGTGAGTGATGAATCTGTTGAAATATCTGATGACCTAACTACAAACAAGAGCGCAAGAGCATCCGTTGATTCTCTTCAGCCTCGTAAGAAGATGAGGAATGATTCAGCTAGTCAAACAAAACACAGTTTAATGAGAGTCCCACTTTCTAGAGAAAATGACGCTCAATGTAATGGGCCAAAGCCTGGGATTTCACCTTGTTCTCGCAAAGAATTTGGAG GTGCTGGAAGCACATCTAGTCGACGGATAAGGTCAAATGCTGGGATTGTTGATAGGACATCGTCATTGTCATCCAAAGAAAAGGCCAAAGCTTTAGAGAGAGCTAGTGCTTTTCAGTCTAAATATCCTTATTTCGTGATGGTCATGCAACCAGCCTATGTTCCAGTTCGTGGGAAATGTAGATTG gCTATACCAACTCCCTTCTCCAGAAAACATCTTGGGGCAAAACAAGGCAATGTCACCCTCTGTGTTTCTGATGAGAGAACTTGGTCTGCTAAGTACCAATTCTATCGAAGACGATCTAGCCCGATACGGGCATTATCGTTCATCTCAAATGGCTGGAAAGGATTTGTGCATGACAACAATTTAAAAGTTGGTGATGTTTGTGCCTTTGAATTGATCACGACCCGTGACATCAAATTTAAAGTTTTTATTTTCAGAGCTGTTGAAGATCCAAATCTCCAGCATTCTCAAG GCGATGAGAACAGACCCAACAGCGATGAGCCGAGAAGAAGCTTGGAGAGAAGTATTGTATCAGATTGTACTTGCAAAAATGAAAGTGGCCTGTGCGGTGGATTGTGTGCGCTGCGAGACAAAGACGAGAGACTCAAAAAGGTCTTCATGTTAGGACCGCCCCTGctattaaagaagaaaacataa
- the LOC120015600 gene encoding B3 domain-containing transcription factor VRN1-like isoform X1, which translates to MSSASKRREDDHSFFASEGPHFFKIILEDTIQAGKLDIPRKFAKRYGSSLPSLVFLRVPSGAIWPVELSKQNDNIFLNDGWRDFVAYYSVDYGHLIVFEHKGCDQFDVLIFDKSATEIHYPEYSTDCDDDPQFDGKCKVSEIERTLDDDSVEILHDFATSQRARERSLSRSPRPQKKMRNDSTSQTNGTSMPTVPRSRQNRKQSSLSNPGTSHLSGKEFGDSRGIKGGGSMSSGWRRSKARVFERPQPLTLSETSKALQTASAFRSENPYITIFMHPAYVRKFRLNVPVNFARKHLTEKRANVTLCVSDGRTWSVKYHWDPHLPKPKASIVKGWKAFVLDNNLEVGDACVFELIETCFIKFKVTIFRVVEDPNLHRLLGNAEPLTGKVPLTGKVKDQALQRVGGFKSDCPFFTIIMTKTCIYPGRKVGIPFGFVKRHLSEKQCRIILRGRDGRTWPVTLCLCHGHAYLLSGWKEFRQEHNLQVGDICIFELISGSEFSFNVFICAGL; encoded by the exons ATGAGTTCTGccagcaaaagaagagaagatgatCACTCATTCTTTGCATCGGAGGGACCCCATTTTTTCAAGATAATTCTTGAAGACACAATCCAAGCAGGAAAGCTT GACATACCAAGAAAGTTTGCAAAAAGGTATGGAAGCAGCCTGCCGAGCTTAGTGTTCCTTAGGGTTCCAAGTGGTGCAATTTGGCCAGTAGAATTATCAAAACAAAATgacaacatttttttaaatgatgGTTGGAGAGATTTTGTAGCTTATTATTCAGTGGACTATGGTCACTTAATAGTATTTGAACATAAAGGATGTGACCAATTTGATGTACTTATTTTTGACAAGAGTGCCACAGAGATCCATTATCCTGAGTATAGTACCGACTGTGATGACGATCCTCAATTTGATGGAAAATGCAAAGTTTCTGAAATAGAAAGAACTTTGGATGATGATTCTGTTGAAATATTGCATGACTTTGCTACAAGCCAGAGAGCAAGAGAGAGGTCACTGTCTAGATCTCCTCGTCCTCAGAAGAAGATGAGGAATGATTCAACTAGCCAAACAAATGGCACTTCGATGCCAACAGTTCCACGTTCTAGGCAAAATCGCAAACAATCTAGTTTGTCAAATCCTGGGACTTCTCATCTTTCTGGCAAAGAATTTGGAG ACTCTCGTGGAATAAAAGGTGGTGGAAGCATGTCTTCTGGTTGGAGAAGATCAAAAGCTAGGGTCTTTGAGAGACCACAGCCATTGACATTGAGCGAAACGTCTAAAGCTTTACAGACAGCAAGTGCTTTTCGATCTGAAAATCCTTATATCACAATTTTCATGCATCCAGCATACGTTAGAAAATTTAGATTG AATGTACCAGTGAATTTTGCCAGAAAACATCTTACCGAAAAGCGTGCCAATGTGACCCTCTGTGTTTCGGATGGAAGAACTTGGTCAGTTAAATACCATTGGGATCCGCACCTACCAAAACCAAAGGCATCAATCGTGAAGGGCTGGAAAGCATTTGTGCTTGACAATAATTTAGAAGTTGGTGATGCTTGTGTCTTTGAGTTGATTGAGACTtgttttatcaaattcaaagttACTATTTTCAGAGTAGTTGAAGATCCAAATCTTCACCGGTTGTTAG GAAATGCAGAACCCTTGACTGGTAAGGTACCTTTGACTGGCAAGGTAAAAGATCAAGCACTTCAGAGAGTTGGTGGGTTCAAATCGGATTGTCCTTTTTTCACGATCATCATGACCAAAACATGCATTTACCCTGGTCGCAAAGTG GGTATACCATTTGGTTTTGTTAAGAGACATCTCAGTGAGAAGCAATGCCGTATCATTCTACGCGGTCGGGATGGAAGAACTTGGCCTGTTACGCTCTGCCTATGCCATGGACATGCCTATTTACTGAGTGGATGGAAGGAATTTAGGCAGGAACATAACCTGCAAGTTGGTGATATCTGTATCTTTGAGCTGATTAGCGGTAGTgaattttcattcaatgttttcaTATGCGCCGGATTATAA
- the LOC120015432 gene encoding B3 domain-containing transcription factor VRN1-like isoform X3 gives MSSTRQRGKALSFSLKGPHFLKIILEDTMRAGKLGIPSNFVRKYGSSLPNVVFLRVPNGPDWRVELSRHNDNVWLHNGWREFAEHYSLDYGHLLVFEHKGCSQFYVMIFDKSAIEINYPYYGTIGGEVHEEHNLGGEGKELKQKKTVSDESVEISDDLTTNKSARASVDSLQPRKKMRNDSASQTKHSLMRVPLSRENDAQCNGPKPGISPCSRKEFGEIGAGSTSSRRIRSNAGIVDRTSSLSSKEKAKALERASAFQSKYPYFVMVMQPAYVPVRGKCRLAIPTPFSRKHLGAKQGNVTLCVSDERTWSAKYQFYRRRSSPIRALSFISNGWKGFVHDNNLKVGDVCAFELITTRDIKFKVFIFRAVEDPNLQHSQEIRR, from the exons ATGAGTTCCACCAGACAAAGAGGCAAAGCTCTCTCCTTTTCATTGAAGGGTCCCCATTTCTTGAAAATAATTCTTGAAGACACCATGAGAGCAGGAAAGCTG GGGATACCGTCAAATTTCGTGAGAAAATATGGAAGTAGCCTGCCAAATGTAGTGTTCCTTAGGGTCCCAAATGGTCCGGATTGGCGGGTAGAATTGTCCAGACACAATGACAATGTTTGGTTACACAATGGGTGGAGAGAATTCGCAGAGCACTACTCTCTAGACTACGGTCACTTACTAGTATTTGAACATAAAGGATGTAGCCAGTTCTATGTAATGATATTTGATAAGAGTGCCATCGAAATCAACTACCCATATTATGGTACCATTGGCGGTGAGGTCCATGAGGAGCATAACCTTGGTGGAGAAGGGAAAGAACTGAAACAGAAAAAAACTGTGAGTGATGAATCTGTTGAAATATCTGATGACCTAACTACAAACAAGAGCGCAAGAGCATCCGTTGATTCTCTTCAGCCTCGTAAGAAGATGAGGAATGATTCAGCTAGTCAAACAAAACACAGTTTAATGAGAGTCCCACTTTCTAGAGAAAATGACGCTCAATGTAATGGGCCAAAGCCTGGGATTTCACCTTGTTCTCGCAAAGAATTTGGAG AAATAGGTGCTGGAAGCACATCTAGTCGACGGATAAGGTCAAATGCTGGGATTGTTGATAGGACATCGTCATTGTCATCCAAAGAAAAGGCCAAAGCTTTAGAGAGAGCTAGTGCTTTTCAGTCTAAATATCCTTATTTCGTGATGGTCATGCAACCAGCCTATGTTCCAGTTCGTGGGAAATGTAGATTG gCTATACCAACTCCCTTCTCCAGAAAACATCTTGGGGCAAAACAAGGCAATGTCACCCTCTGTGTTTCTGATGAGAGAACTTGGTCTGCTAAGTACCAATTCTATCGAAGACGATCTAGCCCGATACGGGCATTATCGTTCATCTCAAATGGCTGGAAAGGATTTGTGCATGACAACAATTTAAAAGTTGGTGATGTTTGTGCCTTTGAATTGATCACGACCCGTGACATCAAATTTAAAGTTTTTATTTTCAGAGCTGTTGAAGATCCAAATCTCCAGCATTCTCAAG aaaTCAGGCGATGA
- the LOC120015432 gene encoding B3 domain-containing transcription factor VRN1-like isoform X1: MSSTRQRGKALSFSLKGPHFLKIILEDTMRAGKLGIPSNFVRKYGSSLPNVVFLRVPNGPDWRVELSRHNDNVWLHNGWREFAEHYSLDYGHLLVFEHKGCSQFYVMIFDKSAIEINYPYYGTIGGEVHEEHNLGGEGKELKQKKTVSDESVEISDDLTTNKSARASVDSLQPRKKMRNDSASQTKHSLMRVPLSRENDAQCNGPKPGISPCSRKEFGEIGAGSTSSRRIRSNAGIVDRTSSLSSKEKAKALERASAFQSKYPYFVMVMQPAYVPVRGKCRLAIPTPFSRKHLGAKQGNVTLCVSDERTWSAKYQFYRRRSSPIRALSFISNGWKGFVHDNNLKVGDVCAFELITTRDIKFKVFIFRAVEDPNLQHSQGDENRPNSDEPRRSLERSIVSDCTCKNESGLCGGLCALRDKDERLKKVFMLGPPLLLKKKT; the protein is encoded by the exons ATGAGTTCCACCAGACAAAGAGGCAAAGCTCTCTCCTTTTCATTGAAGGGTCCCCATTTCTTGAAAATAATTCTTGAAGACACCATGAGAGCAGGAAAGCTG GGGATACCGTCAAATTTCGTGAGAAAATATGGAAGTAGCCTGCCAAATGTAGTGTTCCTTAGGGTCCCAAATGGTCCGGATTGGCGGGTAGAATTGTCCAGACACAATGACAATGTTTGGTTACACAATGGGTGGAGAGAATTCGCAGAGCACTACTCTCTAGACTACGGTCACTTACTAGTATTTGAACATAAAGGATGTAGCCAGTTCTATGTAATGATATTTGATAAGAGTGCCATCGAAATCAACTACCCATATTATGGTACCATTGGCGGTGAGGTCCATGAGGAGCATAACCTTGGTGGAGAAGGGAAAGAACTGAAACAGAAAAAAACTGTGAGTGATGAATCTGTTGAAATATCTGATGACCTAACTACAAACAAGAGCGCAAGAGCATCCGTTGATTCTCTTCAGCCTCGTAAGAAGATGAGGAATGATTCAGCTAGTCAAACAAAACACAGTTTAATGAGAGTCCCACTTTCTAGAGAAAATGACGCTCAATGTAATGGGCCAAAGCCTGGGATTTCACCTTGTTCTCGCAAAGAATTTGGAG AAATAGGTGCTGGAAGCACATCTAGTCGACGGATAAGGTCAAATGCTGGGATTGTTGATAGGACATCGTCATTGTCATCCAAAGAAAAGGCCAAAGCTTTAGAGAGAGCTAGTGCTTTTCAGTCTAAATATCCTTATTTCGTGATGGTCATGCAACCAGCCTATGTTCCAGTTCGTGGGAAATGTAGATTG gCTATACCAACTCCCTTCTCCAGAAAACATCTTGGGGCAAAACAAGGCAATGTCACCCTCTGTGTTTCTGATGAGAGAACTTGGTCTGCTAAGTACCAATTCTATCGAAGACGATCTAGCCCGATACGGGCATTATCGTTCATCTCAAATGGCTGGAAAGGATTTGTGCATGACAACAATTTAAAAGTTGGTGATGTTTGTGCCTTTGAATTGATCACGACCCGTGACATCAAATTTAAAGTTTTTATTTTCAGAGCTGTTGAAGATCCAAATCTCCAGCATTCTCAAG GCGATGAGAACAGACCCAACAGCGATGAGCCGAGAAGAAGCTTGGAGAGAAGTATTGTATCAGATTGTACTTGCAAAAATGAAAGTGGCCTGTGCGGTGGATTGTGTGCGCTGCGAGACAAAGACGAGAGACTCAAAAAGGTCTTCATGTTAGGACCGCCCCTGctattaaagaagaaaacataa
- the LOC120015600 gene encoding B3 domain-containing transcription factor VRN1-like isoform X2, with the protein MSSASKRREDDHSFFASEGPHFFKIILEDTIQAGKLDIPRKFAKRYGSSLPSLVFLRVPSGAIWPVELSKQNDNIFLNDGWRDFVAYYSVDYGHLIVFEHKGCDQFDVLIFDKSATEIHYPEYSTDCDDDPQFDGKCKVSEIERTLDDDSVEILHDFATSQRARERSLSRSPRPQKKMRNDSTSQTNGTSMPTVPRSRQNRKQSSLSNPGTSHLSGKEFGDSRGIKGGGSMSSGWRRSKARVFERPQPLTLSETSKALQTASAFRSENPYITIFMHPAYVRKFRLNVPVNFARKHLTEKRANVTLCVSDGRTWSVKYHWDPHLPKPKASIVKGWKAFVLDNNLEVGDACVFELIETCFIKFKVTIFRVVEDPNLHRLLEPLTGKVPLTGKVKDQALQRVGGFKSDCPFFTIIMTKTCIYPGRKVGIPFGFVKRHLSEKQCRIILRGRDGRTWPVTLCLCHGHAYLLSGWKEFRQEHNLQVGDICIFELISGSEFSFNVFICAGL; encoded by the exons ATGAGTTCTGccagcaaaagaagagaagatgatCACTCATTCTTTGCATCGGAGGGACCCCATTTTTTCAAGATAATTCTTGAAGACACAATCCAAGCAGGAAAGCTT GACATACCAAGAAAGTTTGCAAAAAGGTATGGAAGCAGCCTGCCGAGCTTAGTGTTCCTTAGGGTTCCAAGTGGTGCAATTTGGCCAGTAGAATTATCAAAACAAAATgacaacatttttttaaatgatgGTTGGAGAGATTTTGTAGCTTATTATTCAGTGGACTATGGTCACTTAATAGTATTTGAACATAAAGGATGTGACCAATTTGATGTACTTATTTTTGACAAGAGTGCCACAGAGATCCATTATCCTGAGTATAGTACCGACTGTGATGACGATCCTCAATTTGATGGAAAATGCAAAGTTTCTGAAATAGAAAGAACTTTGGATGATGATTCTGTTGAAATATTGCATGACTTTGCTACAAGCCAGAGAGCAAGAGAGAGGTCACTGTCTAGATCTCCTCGTCCTCAGAAGAAGATGAGGAATGATTCAACTAGCCAAACAAATGGCACTTCGATGCCAACAGTTCCACGTTCTAGGCAAAATCGCAAACAATCTAGTTTGTCAAATCCTGGGACTTCTCATCTTTCTGGCAAAGAATTTGGAG ACTCTCGTGGAATAAAAGGTGGTGGAAGCATGTCTTCTGGTTGGAGAAGATCAAAAGCTAGGGTCTTTGAGAGACCACAGCCATTGACATTGAGCGAAACGTCTAAAGCTTTACAGACAGCAAGTGCTTTTCGATCTGAAAATCCTTATATCACAATTTTCATGCATCCAGCATACGTTAGAAAATTTAGATTG AATGTACCAGTGAATTTTGCCAGAAAACATCTTACCGAAAAGCGTGCCAATGTGACCCTCTGTGTTTCGGATGGAAGAACTTGGTCAGTTAAATACCATTGGGATCCGCACCTACCAAAACCAAAGGCATCAATCGTGAAGGGCTGGAAAGCATTTGTGCTTGACAATAATTTAGAAGTTGGTGATGCTTGTGTCTTTGAGTTGATTGAGACTtgttttatcaaattcaaagttACTATTTTCAGAGTAGTTGAAGATCCAAATCTTCACCGGTTGTTAG AACCCTTGACTGGTAAGGTACCTTTGACTGGCAAGGTAAAAGATCAAGCACTTCAGAGAGTTGGTGGGTTCAAATCGGATTGTCCTTTTTTCACGATCATCATGACCAAAACATGCATTTACCCTGGTCGCAAAGTG GGTATACCATTTGGTTTTGTTAAGAGACATCTCAGTGAGAAGCAATGCCGTATCATTCTACGCGGTCGGGATGGAAGAACTTGGCCTGTTACGCTCTGCCTATGCCATGGACATGCCTATTTACTGAGTGGATGGAAGGAATTTAGGCAGGAACATAACCTGCAAGTTGGTGATATCTGTATCTTTGAGCTGATTAGCGGTAGTgaattttcattcaatgttttcaTATGCGCCGGATTATAA